The genomic segment TGGAGCACTGGAAAAGAATCAGGACCAACAATGGACTTGAAAGAATCATGCGAGAAATCAGAAGGAGGACACGAGTAATCGGTTCATTCCCTGATGGAGAATCTGCCCTGATGCTGGTCTCGGCCCGGCTGCGTCATATTTCAGGTTCTACATGGAGTGAACGGAAGTATCTGAATATGGACCTGCTGATTGATTACGATCGGGAGGATCAGGTCTCATAAGTAAATTCTTCAGATTGAGGCAAAAAGAATTTGCGCAAGTTTATTGACACTACCCTTTCGCCAATTATTGCAAAAAATTGAAGCGACAACTACGCGCTACCCGCCAATAATTCGTGCTTTGCATGACACCCGTAGTGCTTGGCCGAACAATGGGCCGTTATCTTCAAAAAGGGAGGCCGTCGGCGTTCGTAATCTTATGAATGATTTTATTCAAAGGAACCGCTACGAGACAGTTTGGAATAATGATATGTTTGAGATCTTGCTTCCGGCGTCAACACAATCCTCGCCATTCTTTTAGAATAGTCGGGGCGCTTTAATAGTAATCTATAGACTTTTTGTGTTACTTTTACATTATGAAACAGCAAAAAATCAACATCTGGTATCCCATTAATGGTTTTTCTCTGATTCTCTTTCTTATAATGGGAACTCCTCTTTTCGCGGTCCCTTTCTCCGCACTATCCGACCATCCCGATGGCGATTATCCTCTGCATGATACGATTCGTTGGGAAGAGGGAGA from the Sediminispirochaeta bajacaliforniensis DSM 16054 genome contains:
- a CDS encoding transposase; this translates as EHWKRIRTNNGLERIMREIRRRTRVIGSFPDGESALMLVSARLRHISGSTWSERKYLNMDLLIDYDREDQVS